The DNA window TCCCGATGCTTGGTGGGATGGCCGTCCTTATGACCGTATTCTGGCGGACGTGCCGTGTTCGGCATCCGGTGTGGTTTGCCGCCACCCGGACATCAAATGGCTGCGGCGTGAAAGTGATTTGGCTAAGTTTGCGGAAAATCAACAGGCAATTTTGAATGCGCTGTGGAAAGTTCTAACTAAGGGTGGTAAGTTGCTTTACGTGACTTGCTCGGTTTTTGCTGAAGAAAATACCATGCAGATAGAGAGATTTCTTAGATGTCGGCCGGACGCGCAATTATTGCCGTTTTCGGTTGCGGCAATGAACGAGGGACAATTGTTACCGGATATTCAACACGATGGCTTCTTCTATGCGCTATTGCAAAAAGTCTGATCGTCATGCGCGTCGAGTAAAACCAGCATATATCAATCTTATCGCTTTATTATTGATTTTGCTGTTGCCGATATCCGCGGTTCGTGCGGAAGGCATACAGATAAAGTCTGTCAGTCTGGTAGCGGCGGAAACAGGGTATGAAATCAACATGGATACCGAGATTGCGCTCAATGAGACACTGGAACAAGCGCTTGAGAAAGGCATCGTGCTGTATTTTGTTGCCAAATTCAGTCTGTTTGACGCGCGCTGGTATAAGCTGAATGAGGAAGTGGCACGCAGTAAGTTTGTGGTCGGCTTGCGCTATTATGCGCTGACACGGCAATATCACCTGAATCATCCGGTGTTTTCACAAAGCTATTATTCATTAAAAGAAGCATTGCAAGCACTGGGACGGATACGCGATCTGCCGTTGACTGTTAAATCCGTATTAAAACCCGATGCCGATTATGTGGCATCCGTTCGAGTGTGGCTGGATCTGACGCGGATGCCCAAGCCATTTCAGGTGGAGACGATCGGTTCCAGCCAGTGGGATTTGAGTTCGGACAAACTGGAGTGGCACATGAAACTGCCCACACCAGAGGAACCGGTGCTGATTAAGGGGCAGTAATGAAATACGTGCTCATTGTGGGGGCCGGTGTGGGAGCGGTGATGCTTTTTCTGCTGGCCACTGCGGGTGCCAATACCGAGTTTTTTGAACGGAAATACCGCTTATTGCTGGGCATCAATATCGCCTTCGTGGTGTTTCTCATGGCGATTCTGGGGTTTTTGTTGTGGCGCTTCAGGCGCCGTCTCAAATCGGGCGTTTTCGGATCCAGGCTGGCGTTGCGTTTAATGCTGGTTTTTTCCTTGATGGCGATACTCCCCGGTGTTTTGGTGTACGCCGTATCGGTTCAGTTTCTCGGGAAGAGTATCGAATCCTGGTTCGATGTGAAAGTGGATCGCGCGCTGGAGGGCGGTTTGAATCTGGGGCATACCATGCTGGATAATTTACTGGAGGAGTTGCAGCGGAAAGCGCAAGCCACCGCATTGATTTTATCCGATCCTGCCAATCCGCCTCTATCGGTGCTGAATGAATTATTGTTGCAATCGCAGATTGGAGAAGCGACTTTGTTTAATCAGGATGGCAAGGTGATCGCCTTTTCCAGCGAGAGCAATCTGGCGTTATTTCCCGGAATACCCAATGCCGTCATCATGCGGTATATCCGCATGCAGAAAGCGTATGGCGCGATTGAATCGATTGCCGGGAAAGGGCTGTATTTGCGTGTGGTTGCACCTGTCAATGTATTGAGTTTGAAAGAGGACATCCGGATACTGCAGCTGCTGCAGCCGGTTCCGCTGCAGCTGGCAAAAGACGCGGAACGGGTACAGGCGGGTTATCAGGATTACCAGGAGCTTTCTTTGTCGCGGCACGGGTTAACCCGGCTGTATAGCGTCACCTTGACATTGGCGTTGTTGTTATCGTTGTTTTCGGCATTGGCGACGGCTTCGTTGCTCAGTGAAAAATTAAGCGCGCCTTTAGGTATGCTGGCCGAGGGTACGCGCGCGATTGCGCAAGGCGACTACAGCCGCCGTCATCTGGTTCAAAGCCGCGATGAGTTGGGCGTTCTGACGGAATCCTTCAATTTGATGACGCAACAACTGGAAGAAGCGCAAGCGGCTGCGCAGCATAATCAGCGGGCGGTCGAGAGAGCGCGCGCGCACCTGGAAAGTATTCTGGCGAATTTGTCATCGGGTGTGCTGGTATTTGACGATCAGCTGGTATTGTCCAAGGCAAATCGCAGTGCGGAGCAGATACTGCAAATACCGTTGATCAGTTTGGATGGTTCGATTATCGAAGGTTGCGTGAACAATGAACCGCAACTGAATGCCTTGATTACCGAGATCAAAGCGGGTTTTAATTCCGGGGAAGCCGGTGTTTGGCAGCGCCAATTGACACGTTCGGAAGACGGCCGCAATCAGGTCTTGTTGCTCAGAGGGACGCGTCTGCCCAAACTGTCGGGCGGCGGCGGTGTGGTGGTTTTTGACGATATTACCAATCTATTGCAAGTACAGCGCGCGGTCGCCTGGGGTGAGGTTGCGCGCCGGTTGGCGCATGAAATTAAAAACCCGCTGACGCCGATTCAGCTCTCCGCCGAGCGCGTGCAGCACAAATTGATCAATAAGCTGAACGAGGAAGACGCCAAGTTTTTGCGGCGCTCAACCGAAACCATTGTCAATCAGGTGGAAGCGCTGAAAAAAATGGTGAACGAATTTAATCAGTATGCGCGCGTTCCTGAGCTGGAATTGCGCCAGCTGGACTTGAACCGGCTGGTGCACGAAGTGCTGGCGCTTTATGAAACGGCGAATATGGCGGCTGAAAATAACCAGCATGCGCATGTGCACATCAAACAGGTATTGATGGATGATTTACCGCTGATCAGAGGCGATTCGGCGCAATTGCGTCAGGTGTTGCATAATTTGTTGCAGAATGCGCAGGATGCGCTGATTGACACCCCGGAGCCTGTGATCGAAGTGAAAACCGACAAGGTACACGGTGGTGTGCAATTCAGTGTGCGTGATAACGGCTGCGGTTTTTCGGATGAGATCAGGGCGCGAGTTTTCGAACCGTATGTCACGACTAAGCCGAAAGGGACCGGGCTGGGTTTGCCCATTGTGAAAAAAATTGTGGAAGAGCATGAAGGCATTATTCACATTGAAAATATTAAACCGCACGGTGCGCAAATTTCAATTATCCTGCCGGCGGTGGAGAAGAGCGCGTCTGCAGCAGACAATCCGGCTGATAGTAAATTGATCGGATAATAAATCGGTGATGACGGAATTGATAAATAAAATTTCGATACCAGGTCATTCGTCAATCAAGGAACTTGGAATCCATACTGATCGTGAAATTTGACAGTTGTAGCCAAGCTGATTAGATTTCGGTGGTGGAGAAAACACTAAATGATAACGAACAATACAATACTGATTGTGGATGACGAAATCGGCATACGCGAATTGCTGTCCGAAATTTTGCGTGACGAAGGATATCGGGTGGCTTTGGCGGAAAATGCCGAGCAGGCCCGGATCTGGCGCGCGCAAACGCGCCCCGATCTGGTGCTGCTGGATATTTGGATGCCTGATACGGACGGTATTACGTTGCTGAAAGAATGGGCCAGTAACGGCCTATTGACGATGCCGGTTATCATGATGTCCGGGCACGGTACGATCGATACCGCGGTGGAAGCTACGCGTATCGGTGCATTCGGTTATCTGGAAAAGCCGATACCGTTGCAAAAGCTCTTGAGTACTGTCAGTAAAGCTTTGCGCGGGGCGCAAAATAAGCAGCAATCGGCGCTCTCGCTTGCCAGTCTGGGTAAAGGCGCTCTGATTCTTGATCTGAGAAAAAGACTGGAACAAGTGGTGAACTTGAAAACACCCGTGTTGTTGATGGGAGAGCCGGGTGCGGGTGCGGAGATTTGTGCGCGTTTCATGCATCGCCCGAATACGCCTTGGGTGGAGCCCGAAACCTTAACGACATTGGCCGAGTCGCCGCTGCAGTTGCTGGAACATGCGCGTGACGGTTTGCTATTTCTTAAGGATGTCGGGGAAATCAGCAAATTAGCGCAGAAAGGCTTGCTGTTATTGCTGAGCAAACTGCAAAAATATAATGTCCGGCTGGTTTGCGCAACATCTCAACCATTGGCGGAGCTGACGGCGCAGGGCGCTTATCATCCCAAGTTGTACGAAATATTGAGCAGTCTCAGCATCGGTATTCCGGCACTGCGAGCGCATCGGGAGGATATTCCCGAGCTCGCCAATCAAATTTTGTCGCGTTTCGTAGAGGCAGGGGAAGCGCCGTCCACGTTGCAGTTCAGCACCGCAGCACTCAATTGTTTGCGCAATTATGACTGGCCCGGCAACCTGACTCAATTGACCGGTGTGGTGCATTCTTTAGCACTGACGTGCACCGGCGATGAGATTTCCGCTGAAGCCGTGCAGCAAGCGATGGCTTTTCCGGAATCAGCTACGACATCGGTCGCACCGGAGATTCCATTGGACTTGTCATTGCGCGAAGCGCGCGATTTGTTTGAAAAAACTTATTTTGAGCGCTTGATCGATCAAGAAAATGGCAATATGACACGAGTTGCCGAGCGGGCCGGCTTGGAACGGACGCATCTGTACCGCAAAATAAAATTGCTGGGAATTAAATTGCGCGGGAACTGATTTTGTCAGGATACTCCGCTGCTAGCGGATTGGTTTTAAGCGCAAAAAGTGAAGATCTCTAGTTGTCCTATCCTCTATCTTGGAGGATAATATCGCATTTTGTTTATGCGCCGGTATGATGCGCTTTTATTAAGTTAGCGCACAGGTCGGTCTTTTCTATTTTGTTGAAAATATCAGGGAGTTAGTATCAATGGGGACATTCAAGGATTTTGACGCGCCGGTGTTTAAGGAGTTAACCAGTGCGATTCGTGCATTGGCGATGGACGCCGTGCAAAAAGCCAATTCCGGTCACCCCGGTATGCCGATGGGTATGGCGGAAATTGCTGAAGTGCTGTGGATTCACCATCTGCGTCATAATCCTGGCAATCCGGGGTGGGTGGATCGTGATCGGTTTATTCTTTCCAACGGACATGGATCGATGCTGATCTATGCATTATTACATCTGACTGGTTACGATCTACCGATGGAAGAAATCAAAAAATTCAGGCAGTTTCATTCCAAGACACCCGGCCATCCGGAGTACGGTTATACACCCGGTGTGGAAACCACAACCGGTCCGTTAGGTCAGGGTATTACCAACGCGGTCGGTATGGCGTTGGCGGAAAAAGTGCTTGCCGCCGAATTTAACCGTCCCGGTTATAACATTGTCGATCACTATACCTATGTTTTCCTGGGTGATGGTTGCTTGATGGAAGGTATTTCGCACGAGGCTTGTTCTCTGGCGGGTACTTTAGGGTTAGGGAAGCTGATTTGTTTTTACGACGATAACGGCATTTCCATCGACGGTCATGTGGAAGGCTGGTTTACCGACGATACGCCGAAGCGTTTTGAATCTTATGGCTGGCATGTCGTGCCTAACGTGAACGGTCACGATCCGGTGGCCATCGAGGCGGCCATTGAGGCTGCCAAGAAGGTTAATGACAAACCCTCCATGATTTGCTGTAAAACGGTTATCGGCATGGGATCGCCAAATATGGCCAATACCCACTCGGTGCATGGTGCAGCGTTGGGCGATGCGGAAATTGCCGCAGCGCGTCCGCATATCGGCTGGCATTATCCGCCATTTGAAATTCCGCAGCATGTCTATAGCGCCTGGGATGCGCGAGCAAAGGGGCAGAGACTGGAGGTCGAATGGAATGAGAAATTTGCTGAGTATGCGGAAAAGTATCCTGCCGAGGCAGCCGAATTTAATCGCCGCATGGCGGGCGAATTGCCTGCTAGCTGGCGTAGTCACGCCGATGGCGTTATCAATCAAGTTAACGCGAAAGCGGAAACCATCGCCAGCCGCAAAGCTTCACAAAATGCAATTGAAGGCTTGGCGTCCGTTTTACCTGAATTGATCGGCGGTTCCGCCGACCTGGCGGGTTCCAATCTGACCTTGTGGTCGGGTTCCAAAGGGATCAGTAAACAGAACGGCGGTAATTACGTGTACTACGGTGTGCGCGAATTCGGTATGAGCGCCATGATGAACGGATTGTCGCTGCACGGCGGTTTGATTCCCTACGGTGCAACCTTCCTGATGTTCTCCGAGTATGCTCGTAATGCGCTGCGCATGGCCGCATTGATGAAAATCCGTAATATTTTTGTCTTCACGCACGATTCGATCGGCCTGGGTGAGGATGGCCCGACGCATCAACCGGTAGAACAGACTGCGACATTGCGCTTGATTCCTAATATGGACGTATGGCGTCCATGCGATACGGTTGAGTCAACCGTATCATGGGCGCATGCCATCGAACGCAAAAACGGTCCGTCGACATTGATATTCAGCCGTCAGAATTTGCCGTTCCAGAAACGCGATGCCGCTACCATTAAACTGATCGATAACGGCGGTTATGTGCTGTCCGAGGCAGGTAATGGCAAGCCGCAAGCCGTTCTGATAGCGACAGGCTCGGAAGTGGGTCTGGCGATGAATGCGCAGAAAGCGTTGGCCGAGGAAGGCATACACGTGCGTGTGGTATCCATGCCTTGTACCAATGTATTTGATCGTCAGGAACCATCCTACAAAGACAGTGTCTTGCCGAAGGGTGTCAAACGCGTTGCGGTGGAAGCGGGAGTGACCGATTTCTGGCGTAAGTACGTCGGGCTGGACGGCGCGGTCATCGGTATGGATACTTTTGGCGAATCAGCACCTGCGGATGTGTTATTTAAGCATTTTGGCTTTACCGTCGAGAATGTCGTCAAAACAGTCAAAGGCATTCTCTGATCCAAATTATGATTAAAGCAAGCTGGGCGTGATGCTTATCCGCCGGTGAGCAACAAGTTTTTTATTTAAGGAGTTTTAGTATGACAATTAAGGTTGGTATTAATGGGTTTGGTCGTATCGGGCGCATGGTTTTCCGCTCAGCAGTGCAGAATTTTTCGGATATCGAAATCGTTGCCATTAACGATTTGCTGGAACCGGATTATCTGGCTTATATGTTGAAGCATGACTCGGTGCATGGCCGCTTCCACGGTGACGTTTCCATCGAGGGTAATACGCTGGTGGTGAATGGTAAAAAAATCCGCTTGACCGCGGTTAAAGATCCGGCCGAGCTGAAATGGAACGAAGTCGGCGCGGAAGTTGTCATCGAATCGACCGGTTTATTCCTGACCAAGGAAACTTGTGAAAAACACCTGGCAGCCGGTGCCAAGAAAGTCATTATGTCGGCACCTTCCAAAGACGATACACCGATGTTCGTGTATGGCGTGAATGACAAGTCTTACAAAGGCGAAGCCATTATTTCCAATGCTTCCTGCACCACCAACTGTTTGGCGCCGATCGCCAAAGTATTGAACGATAAATGGGGTATCAAACGCGGACTGATGACCACCGTGCACGCAGCAACCGCAACGCAGAAAACCGTGGACGGCCCATCCAATAAAGATTGGCGCGGTGGCCGCGGTATTCTGGAAAACATCATCCCTTCTTCAACCGGTGCCGCCAAGGCAGTCGGTGTGGTGATACCGCAATTGAACAAAAAACTGACCGGCATGGCTTTTCGTGTTCCGACATCGGACGTGTCCGTCGTGGATTTGACCTGTGAGCTGGAAAAAGAAGCGAGCTACGACGAAATTTGCAAAGCGATGAAAGAAGCTTCCGAAGGCTCCATGAAGGGCGTTCTGGGTTATACCGATCAAAAAGTGGTATCCACCGACTTCCGTGGCGAAAGCTGCACCTCCATTTTTGATGCGGAAGCAGGTATGGCGCTGGATAAAAGCTTTGTGAAAGTGGTCGCATGGTACGATAATGAATGGGGCTATTCCACCAAAGTGCTGGAGATGGTTCGTACCGTCGCCAAATAGCTTTGTATGGACAGGTTAGCGATGCGGAAAATGGAATTCTGCTTGCTACCTGTTTTAACCAGCTCATTTATTGAGACATAAAGGGTAGCGTTTGCTATCCTTTATATTTTCTTAAAGACAATTTTGGAGTTTATCGTGTCTGTTATTAAGCTTGTTGATCTGGACCTGAAAGGTAAACGTGTATTCATACGCGCTGATCTCAATGTGCCTGTAAAGGATGGAAAAGTGACCTCGGATGCGCGTATTACCGCTTCCATGGCGACCATCAATCATTGTATTAAGCAAGGCGCCAAGGTGATGGTGACTTCTCACCTGGGCCGTCCTGAAGAAGGTGTATGGACGGAAGAAAACTCACTGAAACCCGTGGCGGATAATATTGCCAGCCGCTTAGGAAAGCCGGTGCGTCTGATCAAGGATTGGGTCGATGGCGGATTTGATGTGGCTGCCGGAGAGCTGGTGGTGCTGGAGAATTGCCGCATTAATAAGGGTGAAAAGAAAAATGTCGAAGAAACCGCGCAGAAGTACGCGAAACTATGCGATGTGTTTGTCATGGATGCTTTCGGCACCGCGCATCGTGCAGAGGCCTCAACCCACGGTATCGCGAAATACGCTCCGGTGGCTTGCGCCGGTATTTTGCTGACAGAAGAGCTGGATGCGCTGACCAAAGCGCTGTTGAATCCGGCACGTCCGATGGTGGCGATTGTCGGCGGTTCGAAAGTCTCCACCAAACTGACGGTACTGGAATCATTATCAGAGAAAGTGGATCAACTGGTGGTGGGCGGCGGTATTGCCAATACTTTCCTGAAAGCGACCGGTAAAAATGTCGGCAAATCATTGTGCGAAGATGATCTGGTGCCGACCGCCAAAGTACTGATGGATAAAATGGCGAAACGCAATGCGTCGATTCCGGTTGCGGTCGATGTGGTCGTCGGTAAAAAATTTGATGCCAACGAACCGGCGGTATTAAAAGATGCCGGTAATGTGGCGGACGATGACATGATTTTTGATATCGGCCCGAAAAGCGCGCAGGAACTGGTGGACATTATCATGAAAGCGGGCACGGTGGTATGGAACGGCCCGGTGGGCGTATTCGAGTTCGATCAATTCGGCGCCGGAACCGAGAAAATTGCCCGCGCGATCGCGGAAACGAAGGCTTTCACGTTAGCGGGCGGCGGTGATACCATTGCAGCTATTCAGAAATATGACATCTACGACAAAGTTTCCTATATTTCAACGGCAGGTGGCGCATTCCTGGAATTTTTGGAAGGTAAGAAACTGCCGGCAGTGGAAATACTGGAAATGCGCGCCAAATAATCAGCACGAGAAACCATGATTCGAAGAACAAAAATCGTAGCGACACTGGGACCCGCCTGTAACAATCCTAAAATATTGGATCGCCTCATCCGGGCCGGTGTCGATGTTGTTCGGATCAATTTTTCTCACGGCACGCGCGAACAGCATATCGAATTTGCCGAAATGACGCGTTCGTTGGCGCGCGCTGCGGGACTTACGGTGGGTGTGCTGGCCGATTTGCAAGGGCCGAAAATCCGCGTCGGCAAATTTGAGCACGGCAAAATCCGGCTTGAGGTCGGCGATCAGTTCATTCTGGATGCCAATTGTGAACTGGGTAATCAGGAACGGGTCGGGCTGGATTACAAGGAACTGCCGAACGATCTGGAGACCGGCGCCACGCTGATGCTCGACGATGGTCGCATTGTATTGGGTGTGTCTCATGTCAAAGGTCACCAAGTATTTTGCGTGGTCGAGCAAGGCGGCATCCTGTCGAACAATAAAGGTATTAACCGCAAAGGCGGCGGGCTCGGCGCACCGGCGCTGACCAGCAAGGATCTGGAAGATATCAAAACCGCTGCGGAATTGGGTGCGGATTATCTGGCCGTATCGTTTGTGCGCTCCGGCGATGATATCCGTCAGGCGCGCGCATTGTTGCAGGAAGCGGGCGGCAGAGGCATGGTCATGGCCAAGATCGAACGTTCCGAAGCCATTCTGGCGTTGGACGATATTCTCGAAGCATCGGATGCGATCATGGTGGCACGCGGTGACTTGGCAGTCGAAGTCGGCGATGCCGCCGTTCCGGCGCTGCAAAAACGGATGATCCGCTCGGCGCGGGCCAACAATAAAACCGTTGTTACCGCTACGCAAATGATGGAATCGATGATTACCAATCCGATTCCGACGCGCGCTGAAGTTTCCGATGTGGCCAACGCGGTGTTGGATGGCACCGATGCGGTGATGCTGTCGGCGGAATCCGCCGCTGGTGAATATCCGGTGGAAGCGGTCGAAGCGATGGCCAGAGTTTGCCTGGAAGCGGAAAAGGAATATCTGGTCAATACCGACCGACGGATGCAGAATATTAACCCGGCCACGATCGAAGAAGCGATCGCTCGCGCGACGATGCATACGGCCAGCGGTTTACAGATTCGCGCCATTGCCGCGTTGACGCAAAGCGGTGTGACGGCATTGCTGATGTCGCGGCGGAGCTCCAAAGTACCTATTTTCGCATTGAGTCCGAATGAAGAAACGCGCCGGCGGGTGACATTGTTCCGCGGCGTTTATCCGGTGGAGTTCGGTGCGGGATTGAACGATCCGGAAGAAATTCTGAATCTGGCGGAACAGGAATTGCTCAATCGCGGTGTGGTGCGAGCGGGCGATATCATGGTGATGACGATCGGTGAACCGGTCGGTAAAACTGGCGGCACCAATACGATGAAAATTATCAGGGTCGGTGAGTGGAAAACGAGACAAGGCATTGATGCAACTTGAACTACCGGTTGCATCGCTGTCCGGATAAGCGCACCGGCGATCACGCAAAAACAATCTAGCGGTATTCATGCAACATAATCGCTATACTAACGATTATAAAATTTTATCAAGTAAATATAGGAGATCTAAATGGCACTCGTATCACTAAGACAATTACTCGATCATGCGGCGGAAAACGGTTACGGCTTGCCGGCTTTCAACGTCAACAATCTGGAGCAGATCCAAGCGATCATGCAAGCGGCGGATGAATGCAATAGCCCGGTGATCATGCAAGGTTCGGCCGGTGCGCGGAAATATGCCGGTGAAGCATTTTTGCGTCATTTGATTGAGGCAGCCGTCGAATCCTATCCGCATATACCGATTGTGATGCATCAGGATCATGGTGCTTCTCCCTCCGTTTGCGTTAACGCGATCCGTAGCGGTTTCTCAAGCGTCATGATGGACGGCTCATTGCAAACAGACGCCAAAACACCATCTACTTACGAATACAACGTCAATGTTACAGCCGATGTCGTTAACATCGCGCACTCTGTTGGCGTATCGGTAGAGGGCGAACTGGGTTGCCTGGGTTCTCTGGAATCCGGCATGGGTGAAGCCGAAGACGGCCACGGCGCGGAAGGCGTGTTATCGCATGATCAACTGTTGACCGATCCGGAAGAAGCCGCCGACTTTGTGCGAAAAACCGGCGTGGATGCACTGGCAATCGCTATCGGAACTTCGCACGGCGCATATAAATTTACCCGCAAACCCACCGGCGATATTCTGGCGATCCAACGCATCAAAGAAATTCACGCGCGCATTCCCAATACCCACCTGGTTATGCACGGCTCCAGCTCGGTACCGCAAGAATGGCTGGAAATCATCCGCCAATTCGGCGGTGACATCAAAGAAACCTATGGTGTTCCAGTCGAAGAAATTCAACAAGGGATCAAGTATGGCGTGCGTAAAGTCAATATCGACACGGATATCCGCCTGGCGATGACCGGCGCGATCCGCCGCAGTCTGGAAAAAGACAAAAGCAATTTCGACCCGCGCAAATTCTTGAAAGAAGCAACCGCAGCGGCCAAAGACATTTGTAAAGCACGCTTCGAAGCCTTCGGCTGCGCCGGACAGGCCGGAAAAATTAAGCCAATTTCTCTGGAAAGTATGGCAAATCGCTATGCTAA is part of the Gammaproteobacteria bacterium genome and encodes:
- the gap gene encoding type I glyceraldehyde-3-phosphate dehydrogenase → MTIKVGINGFGRIGRMVFRSAVQNFSDIEIVAINDLLEPDYLAYMLKHDSVHGRFHGDVSIEGNTLVVNGKKIRLTAVKDPAELKWNEVGAEVVIESTGLFLTKETCEKHLAAGAKKVIMSAPSKDDTPMFVYGVNDKSYKGEAIISNASCTTNCLAPIAKVLNDKWGIKRGLMTTVHAATATQKTVDGPSNKDWRGGRGILENIIPSSTGAAKAVGVVIPQLNKKLTGMAFRVPTSDVSVVDLTCELEKEASYDEICKAMKEASEGSMKGVLGYTDQKVVSTDFRGESCTSIFDAEAGMALDKSFVKVVAWYDNEWGYSTKVLEMVRTVAK
- a CDS encoding HAMP domain-containing protein, yielding MKYVLIVGAGVGAVMLFLLATAGANTEFFERKYRLLLGINIAFVVFLMAILGFLLWRFRRRLKSGVFGSRLALRLMLVFSLMAILPGVLVYAVSVQFLGKSIESWFDVKVDRALEGGLNLGHTMLDNLLEELQRKAQATALILSDPANPPLSVLNELLLQSQIGEATLFNQDGKVIAFSSESNLALFPGIPNAVIMRYIRMQKAYGAIESIAGKGLYLRVVAPVNVLSLKEDIRILQLLQPVPLQLAKDAERVQAGYQDYQELSLSRHGLTRLYSVTLTLALLLSLFSALATASLLSEKLSAPLGMLAEGTRAIAQGDYSRRHLVQSRDELGVLTESFNLMTQQLEEAQAAAQHNQRAVERARAHLESILANLSSGVLVFDDQLVLSKANRSAEQILQIPLISLDGSIIEGCVNNEPQLNALITEIKAGFNSGEAGVWQRQLTRSEDGRNQVLLLRGTRLPKLSGGGGVVVFDDITNLLQVQRAVAWGEVARRLAHEIKNPLTPIQLSAERVQHKLINKLNEEDAKFLRRSTETIVNQVEALKKMVNEFNQYARVPELELRQLDLNRLVHEVLALYETANMAAENNQHAHVHIKQVLMDDLPLIRGDSAQLRQVLHNLLQNAQDALIDTPEPVIEVKTDKVHGGVQFSVRDNGCGFSDEIRARVFEPYVTTKPKGTGLGLPIVKKIVEEHEGIIHIENIKPHGAQISIILPAVEKSASAADNPADSKLIG
- a CDS encoding fructose-bisphosphate aldolase class II codes for the protein MALVSLRQLLDHAAENGYGLPAFNVNNLEQIQAIMQAADECNSPVIMQGSAGARKYAGEAFLRHLIEAAVESYPHIPIVMHQDHGASPSVCVNAIRSGFSSVMMDGSLQTDAKTPSTYEYNVNVTADVVNIAHSVGVSVEGELGCLGSLESGMGEAEDGHGAEGVLSHDQLLTDPEEAADFVRKTGVDALAIAIGTSHGAYKFTRKPTGDILAIQRIKEIHARIPNTHLVMHGSSSVPQEWLEIIRQFGGDIKETYGVPVEEIQQGIKYGVRKVNIDTDIRLAMTGAIRRSLEKDKSNFDPRKFLKEATAAAKDICKARFEAFGCAGQAGKIKPISLESMANRYAKGELNAVIK
- a CDS encoding sigma-54-dependent Fis family transcriptional regulator, which translates into the protein MITNNTILIVDDEIGIRELLSEILRDEGYRVALAENAEQARIWRAQTRPDLVLLDIWMPDTDGITLLKEWASNGLLTMPVIMMSGHGTIDTAVEATRIGAFGYLEKPIPLQKLLSTVSKALRGAQNKQQSALSLASLGKGALILDLRKRLEQVVNLKTPVLLMGEPGAGAEICARFMHRPNTPWVEPETLTTLAESPLQLLEHARDGLLFLKDVGEISKLAQKGLLLLLSKLQKYNVRLVCATSQPLAELTAQGAYHPKLYEILSSLSIGIPALRAHREDIPELANQILSRFVEAGEAPSTLQFSTAALNCLRNYDWPGNLTQLTGVVHSLALTCTGDEISAEAVQQAMAFPESATTSVAPEIPLDLSLREARDLFEKTYFERLIDQENGNMTRVAERAGLERTHLYRKIKLLGIKLRGN
- a CDS encoding phosphoglycerate kinase, translating into MSVIKLVDLDLKGKRVFIRADLNVPVKDGKVTSDARITASMATINHCIKQGAKVMVTSHLGRPEEGVWTEENSLKPVADNIASRLGKPVRLIKDWVDGGFDVAAGELVVLENCRINKGEKKNVEETAQKYAKLCDVFVMDAFGTAHRAEASTHGIAKYAPVACAGILLTEELDALTKALLNPARPMVAIVGGSKVSTKLTVLESLSEKVDQLVVGGGIANTFLKATGKNVGKSLCEDDLVPTAKVLMDKMAKRNASIPVAVDVVVGKKFDANEPAVLKDAGNVADDDMIFDIGPKSAQELVDIIMKAGTVVWNGPVGVFEFDQFGAGTEKIARAIAETKAFTLAGGGDTIAAIQKYDIYDKVSYISTAGGAFLEFLEGKKLPAVEILEMRAK
- the pyk gene encoding pyruvate kinase → MIRRTKIVATLGPACNNPKILDRLIRAGVDVVRINFSHGTREQHIEFAEMTRSLARAAGLTVGVLADLQGPKIRVGKFEHGKIRLEVGDQFILDANCELGNQERVGLDYKELPNDLETGATLMLDDGRIVLGVSHVKGHQVFCVVEQGGILSNNKGINRKGGGLGAPALTSKDLEDIKTAAELGADYLAVSFVRSGDDIRQARALLQEAGGRGMVMAKIERSEAILALDDILEASDAIMVARGDLAVEVGDAAVPALQKRMIRSARANNKTVVTATQMMESMITNPIPTRAEVSDVANAVLDGTDAVMLSAESAAGEYPVEAVEAMARVCLEAEKEYLVNTDRRMQNINPATIEEAIARATMHTASGLQIRAIAALTQSGVTALLMSRRSSKVPIFALSPNEETRRRVTLFRGVYPVEFGAGLNDPEEILNLAEQELLNRGVVRAGDIMVMTIGEPVGKTGGTNTMKIIRVGEWKTRQGIDAT
- the tkt gene encoding transketolase is translated as MGTFKDFDAPVFKELTSAIRALAMDAVQKANSGHPGMPMGMAEIAEVLWIHHLRHNPGNPGWVDRDRFILSNGHGSMLIYALLHLTGYDLPMEEIKKFRQFHSKTPGHPEYGYTPGVETTTGPLGQGITNAVGMALAEKVLAAEFNRPGYNIVDHYTYVFLGDGCLMEGISHEACSLAGTLGLGKLICFYDDNGISIDGHVEGWFTDDTPKRFESYGWHVVPNVNGHDPVAIEAAIEAAKKVNDKPSMICCKTVIGMGSPNMANTHSVHGAALGDAEIAAARPHIGWHYPPFEIPQHVYSAWDARAKGQRLEVEWNEKFAEYAEKYPAEAAEFNRRMAGELPASWRSHADGVINQVNAKAETIASRKASQNAIEGLASVLPELIGGSADLAGSNLTLWSGSKGISKQNGGNYVYYGVREFGMSAMMNGLSLHGGLIPYGATFLMFSEYARNALRMAALMKIRNIFVFTHDSIGLGEDGPTHQPVEQTATLRLIPNMDVWRPCDTVESTVSWAHAIERKNGPSTLIFSRQNLPFQKRDAATIKLIDNGGYVLSEAGNGKPQAVLIATGSEVGLAMNAQKALAEEGIHVRVVSMPCTNVFDRQEPSYKDSVLPKGVKRVAVEAGVTDFWRKYVGLDGAVIGMDTFGESAPADVLFKHFGFTVENVVKTVKGIL
- a CDS encoding DUF4390 domain-containing protein; protein product: MRYCKKSDRHARRVKPAYINLIALLLILLLPISAVRAEGIQIKSVSLVAAETGYEINMDTEIALNETLEQALEKGIVLYFVAKFSLFDARWYKLNEEVARSKFVVGLRYYALTRQYHLNHPVFSQSYYSLKEALQALGRIRDLPLTVKSVLKPDADYVASVRVWLDLTRMPKPFQVETIGSSQWDLSSDKLEWHMKLPTPEEPVLIKGQ